From Psychroflexus torquis ATCC 700755, the proteins below share one genomic window:
- a CDS encoding MarR family winged helix-turn-helix transcriptional regulator, which produces MDNLQLSNQICFPIYSVSRLITKAYKPYLDEMGITYPQYLVLMVLWENDHLSVNQISEKLLLNTNTISPLLKRMEKLDLIKRNRSSKDERSVNVQLKNKGKLLKDKAKPIPEQLLKILLNDNIELSDVIQLKGILNHCIEVLTDNNKTK; this is translated from the coding sequence ATGGACAACTTACAATTAAGTAATCAGATCTGCTTTCCTATCTATTCGGTGTCTAGACTTATCACAAAGGCATACAAGCCATATCTAGATGAAATGGGAATAACTTACCCTCAGTATTTAGTACTTATGGTATTATGGGAAAACGATCACCTTTCGGTAAATCAAATTTCAGAAAAACTACTATTAAACACCAATACAATTTCACCCTTATTAAAACGTATGGAGAAATTGGACTTGATAAAACGAAATAGAAGTTCTAAAGATGAACGCAGTGTTAATGTCCAATTAAAAAATAAAGGGAAGCTACTAAAAGATAAGGCCAAACCGATTCCTGAGCAACTTCTTAAGATTCTACTGAATGATAATATCGAATTATCAGATGTAATTCAGTTGAAAGGAATACTTAATCATTGCATTGAAGTTCTAACTGACAATAATAAAACTAAATAG
- a CDS encoding IS630 family transposase has protein sequence MRISLNKDSYDSVNLYFQDEARFGMMNHLGKYITASGVKPIVTYQQIYKTTYLYGSYSPINGDSFVWEINGVSTNIFQAYLREFSTHNPKEYKIVVIDNAGFHSTKNIEVPQNIVLLRIPPYNPELNPCEQVWQYIKNRFKNQRFESMKSLKEWLSEMVCEMKPETIKSITGNHHFLKAFNTAFNN, from the coding sequence ATTAGAATTAGTCTTAATAAAGATAGTTACGACTCTGTTAATTTATACTTTCAAGATGAAGCTCGATTTGGAATGATGAATCATCTTGGAAAATACATAACTGCTAGCGGTGTAAAGCCAATAGTGACCTATCAACAGATTTATAAAACGACCTATCTATATGGTAGTTACTCTCCAATAAACGGAGACTCTTTTGTTTGGGAAATAAATGGTGTAAGTACTAACATATTTCAAGCCTATCTGCGGGAATTTTCAACACATAATCCAAAGGAATATAAAATTGTAGTGATTGATAATGCAGGGTTTCATTCTACAAAAAATATAGAGGTGCCACAAAATATAGTCTTGTTAAGAATACCCCCATACAATCCTGAACTAAACCCATGCGAACAAGTATGGCAATACATTAAAAATCGATTTAAGAATCAAAGATTCGAATCGATGAAAAGTTTAAAAGAATGGCTAAGCGAAATGGTCTGCGAAATGAAACCTGAAACCATTAAATCTATAACAGGAAACCATCATTTTCTAAAGGCTTTTAATACGGCATTTAATAACTAA
- a CDS encoding sodium-dependent bicarbonate transport family permease: MDLHLLTDNLSNPALLFFILGILASQVKSDLEIPKSSSKFISLYLLFAIGFKGGQELSHSEFTADIYWAVFIGLALSILIPLYTFFILRLKFSIENAGAIAAAYGSVSAVTFVTAISYLEMEGIPFGGHMVAVMALMEAPSIIVGVLLMSLCSKGEERSASKIWGLVKHAITNGSVVLILGSLVIGYIASDAQAAGIRPFTTDLFKGFLAVFLLDMGITSGKKIGVLIKKGWFALVFAIVVPLINGCVVALLSVYVIQETGDRLLLAILAASASYIAVPAAMRIAAPKANPSLYLPMALAITFPLNITIGLPLYLYLIQ, encoded by the coding sequence ATGGATCTTCATCTTTTGACAGATAACCTGTCGAATCCAGCATTGCTTTTTTTTATTTTAGGAATACTTGCTTCCCAAGTTAAGAGTGATCTTGAAATTCCTAAAAGTTCATCAAAGTTTATTTCGCTTTATTTATTGTTTGCAATAGGTTTTAAAGGTGGTCAAGAGCTATCGCATAGTGAATTTACAGCGGATATTTATTGGGCTGTTTTCATAGGACTCGCTTTGTCAATACTAATTCCTTTATATACTTTTTTCATTCTAAGACTAAAATTTTCTATTGAGAATGCAGGGGCAATTGCAGCTGCTTATGGATCTGTAAGTGCGGTGACCTTTGTGACTGCAATAAGTTATTTAGAAATGGAAGGGATTCCATTTGGTGGTCATATGGTTGCTGTGATGGCGCTCATGGAAGCGCCTTCTATCATCGTAGGTGTGCTTTTAATGAGCTTATGTTCCAAAGGGGAAGAGCGATCTGCTAGCAAAATATGGGGTCTTGTAAAACATGCTATCACCAACGGTAGCGTTGTTCTTATCCTAGGAAGTCTAGTTATTGGTTACATAGCAAGTGATGCTCAAGCCGCTGGTATAAGACCTTTTACAACAGATTTGTTCAAAGGTTTTTTAGCTGTATTCTTATTAGATATGGGGATTACTAGTGGTAAAAAAATAGGTGTTCTTATCAAAAAAGGTTGGTTTGCCTTAGTCTTTGCAATCGTAGTACCACTTATAAATGGTTGTGTCGTTGCTTTATTATCGGTTTATGTGATACAAGAAACAGGGGATCGTTTATTACTCGCTATTCTAGCTGCAAGTGCATCTTATATTGCTGTTCCAGCTGCTATGAGAATTGCAGCTCCTAAAGCAAACCCGAGTCTTTATTTACCCATGGCTTTAGCGATCACATTTCCGCTTAACATTACTATAGGACTTCCGCTCTATTTGTATTTGATACAATGA
- a CDS encoding glycoside hydrolase family 31 protein, whose product MITNTELHSQGNVFPGKLTSFDHVVDTLTFHADNGVILQVQIFRDSVIRFKYGTGGELEKDFSYAVEATSNRGYNKLSVVEKKNFYEITTSKIVCHIAKTDLKSRIFDLTGTIICEDELGFHYEESYQYGGEVVKMSKKAKPGESYYGLGDKPADNNLRAKRFEMWGTDQYAFGKTTDPLYKNVPFYIGLQNKVAYGIFFDNTFRSFFDFAQERHHVTSFWAQGGNMDYYFIYGPEVTSVVSVYTELTGKPELPPLWALGFHQCKWSYYPESNVREITSKFRELQIPCDAIYLDIDYMDGFRCFTWDNEKFPNPTKMISDLREEGFKTIAIIDPGIKVDPDYYVYQEAMENDYFCKRADGPYMKGKVWPGECYFPDYTNPKVRAWWADLFKGLIADNGLAGIWNDMNEPAVMGVPNKTFPDDVRHDYDGHPCSHRKAHNIYGAQMARATYEGVKKYIYPKRPFVITRSAYSGTQRYSSSWFGDNVATWEHLSIANIQAQRMALSGMSFAGSDIGGFAEQPTGELFARWIALGVFHPFCRVHSSGDHGDQEPWTFDENITNITRKFIELRYKLLPYLYTTFWQYAEEGTPMLKSLVVYDQEDAQTHYRNDEFLFGDKILVCPILEPNAKGRRMYIPRGEWYNFWTRETITGGKEVWVDADIHEIPLFVKSGAIIPRYPVMQYVGEKKIEFLTLDVYYTRGKEKSIVYEDAADGYDYKKGRFSLRNLSFKGKEKEIIISQYKDGKYMTEYETLRFNFIGLPFKIKYIEVDNVKISFKDLNYDQKTQTMYLDKNFVELHIVGK is encoded by the coding sequence ATGATTACAAATACAGAATTGCACAGTCAAGGAAATGTCTTTCCAGGGAAATTAACCTCTTTTGATCATGTGGTAGATACGCTCACTTTTCATGCTGATAACGGTGTTATTTTGCAGGTACAAATCTTTCGTGACAGCGTTATAAGATTTAAATATGGTACGGGCGGTGAACTTGAGAAAGATTTTTCTTATGCGGTAGAAGCTACTAGTAATAGAGGTTATAACAAACTTAGTGTTGTAGAAAAGAAAAATTTCTACGAGATTACTACCTCAAAGATCGTATGTCATATCGCAAAGACCGATTTAAAATCTCGCATTTTTGACCTCACAGGAACTATTATTTGTGAAGATGAGTTGGGTTTTCATTATGAAGAAAGTTATCAATATGGTGGCGAGGTAGTGAAAATGTCTAAGAAAGCAAAGCCTGGTGAGAGTTATTACGGTCTCGGCGATAAGCCAGCAGATAATAACTTGCGTGCCAAAAGATTTGAAATGTGGGGAACAGATCAATATGCATTTGGAAAAACCACAGATCCGCTTTATAAGAATGTGCCCTTTTACATAGGTCTTCAAAACAAAGTTGCCTACGGTATTTTCTTTGATAACACTTTTAGATCCTTCTTTGATTTTGCACAAGAGCGTCATCATGTGACCAGTTTTTGGGCGCAAGGGGGGAACATGGATTATTATTTTATTTATGGTCCAGAGGTAACTAGTGTGGTAAGTGTTTATACAGAGCTTACTGGTAAACCAGAATTACCACCTTTATGGGCGCTTGGTTTTCACCAGTGTAAATGGAGCTATTATCCAGAAAGTAATGTAAGAGAGATCACGTCAAAATTCCGCGAGCTACAAATTCCTTGTGATGCTATTTATTTGGATATTGACTACATGGACGGTTTCCGTTGTTTTACATGGGATAATGAGAAGTTTCCCAATCCTACTAAAATGATCAGCGATTTAAGAGAAGAAGGTTTTAAGACCATCGCGATCATAGATCCAGGGATCAAGGTAGATCCAGATTATTATGTCTATCAAGAAGCTATGGAAAACGATTATTTTTGTAAACGAGCTGATGGTCCTTATATGAAAGGAAAGGTATGGCCAGGAGAATGTTATTTTCCAGATTATACCAACCCTAAAGTAAGAGCCTGGTGGGCAGACTTGTTTAAAGGACTGATTGCAGATAATGGACTTGCTGGTATATGGAATGATATGAACGAGCCTGCGGTTATGGGAGTGCCTAATAAAACATTTCCAGATGACGTGCGTCATGACTATGATGGACACCCATGTTCTCACAGAAAAGCACATAATATTTATGGTGCTCAAATGGCTAGGGCTACGTATGAAGGTGTAAAGAAATATATATATCCCAAACGTCCATTTGTCATCACAAGATCTGCTTATTCTGGTACACAACGATATTCCTCCAGCTGGTTTGGTGATAATGTAGCAACTTGGGAACATTTGAGTATTGCAAATATCCAAGCGCAGCGCATGGCACTCTCAGGAATGTCATTTGCAGGATCTGACATAGGCGGATTTGCAGAGCAGCCCACTGGAGAGCTTTTTGCAAGATGGATTGCACTAGGTGTTTTTCATCCTTTCTGTCGGGTGCATTCTAGCGGTGATCATGGTGATCAAGAGCCGTGGACATTTGATGAGAACATTACTAATATTACAAGAAAGTTTATTGAGCTGCGTTATAAACTGCTTCCTTACCTATACACCACTTTCTGGCAGTATGCTGAAGAAGGAACGCCTATGTTAAAATCACTAGTCGTTTATGATCAAGAAGATGCGCAGACCCATTATAGGAATGACGAATTTCTATTCGGTGATAAAATTTTAGTCTGTCCTATATTAGAACCTAATGCCAAAGGACGAAGAATGTACATCCCAAGAGGCGAGTGGTACAACTTCTGGACGCGGGAAACAATTACTGGAGGGAAAGAAGTATGGGTGGACGCAGATATTCATGAGATCCCGTTATTTGTGAAGTCTGGGGCTATTATACCGCGTTATCCTGTAATGCAGTATGTAGGAGAGAAGAAAATCGAATTTTTAACGCTAGATGTTTATTACACTAGAGGCAAAGAAAAATCTATTGTCTATGAAGATGCAGCAGATGGTTATGACTATAAAAAAGGACGTTTCAGTCTTAGAAATTTAAGTTTTAAAGGAAAGGAAAAAGAAATCATTATTTCTCAATATAAAGATGGGAAATACATGACAGAATATGAAACGTTGCGTTTTAATTTTATAGGACTTCCATTTAAAATCAAATATATTGAGGTAGATAATGTCAAGATATCTTTTAAAGATTTAAACTATGATCAAAAAACTCAAACCATGTATTTGGACAAGAATTTTGTCGAGTTGCATATTGTTGGGAAATAA
- a CDS encoding DoxX family protein — MKKEIKTTLTQNIFRILLAIFMVYAGFSHLTFNRIDFQAQVPDWIPMSKDLVVILSGIVEIALGLGLAFWKKKRAKFGWALALFFILIFPGNIAQYLDSKDAFGALNSDKARLIRLFFQPVLIAWVLWSSGAWKSWRANKNKN; from the coding sequence ATGAAAAAAGAAATTAAGACAACATTGACACAAAATATTTTTAGAATCCTTTTAGCCATTTTTATGGTCTATGCTGGATTTAGCCATCTTACTTTTAATAGAATCGACTTTCAGGCTCAGGTGCCAGATTGGATTCCAATGAGTAAAGATTTAGTCGTCATACTTTCAGGTATAGTAGAAATAGCATTGGGTCTTGGCCTAGCTTTTTGGAAGAAAAAAAGAGCAAAGTTCGGCTGGGCACTGGCTTTATTTTTCATCTTAATCTTTCCTGGTAATATTGCCCAATATTTGGATAGTAAAGATGCCTTTGGAGCATTAAACTCTGATAAAGCAAGATTGATACGCTTATTTTTTCAACCTGTCCTAATTGCTTGGGTTTTATGGTCATCTGGTGCTTGGAAGTCATGGAGAGCAAATAAAAATAAAAACTAA
- a CDS encoding S1 family peptidase, producing the protein MNLNDISTQLLYTTFPIWVERNNGEKSFGTGFIINHKLDDEKSVPLLVTNNHVIADAKQIITEFVALEGDKPPKINKIRVELSAATFLSTANKDLDLAIHPIAPLINQLNSNNTPVFYRTIDESIIPSKKQIEELSAIEDVTFIGYPSGLLDRVNLTPLIRRGITSSPIWNNFNGEQKFLIDAGVYPGSSGSPVFIFNQGSYGHSGGIIMGTRLIFVGILSESVIRKDENAASYFLGLGAVINSEAVSAYVKSFVDKNISKST; encoded by the coding sequence ATGAACTTAAATGATATAAGCACACAATTACTCTATACAACTTTTCCAATTTGGGTGGAAAGAAATAATGGAGAGAAATCATTCGGAACAGGATTCATTATTAATCACAAATTGGATGATGAAAAATCTGTTCCATTGCTAGTGACAAATAACCACGTTATTGCAGATGCAAAGCAAATAATCACTGAATTCGTTGCTCTTGAAGGAGACAAGCCTCCTAAGATAAATAAAATAAGAGTTGAATTAAGTGCTGCTACATTTTTATCGACTGCAAACAAAGATTTAGATTTAGCTATACATCCAATTGCTCCATTAATTAATCAATTAAATAGTAATAATACACCTGTTTTTTATAGAACGATTGATGAATCTATAATCCCTTCTAAAAAACAAATTGAAGAATTAAGTGCAATTGAAGATGTTACATTTATCGGTTATCCAAGCGGACTACTTGACCGTGTTAATCTAACTCCCTTAATTAGAAGAGGTATTACATCATCACCAATTTGGAACAATTTTAATGGCGAACAAAAATTTTTAATAGATGCAGGTGTATATCCTGGTTCTAGCGGTAGTCCCGTTTTCATATTCAACCAAGGAAGTTATGGCCATAGTGGAGGTATTATAATGGGGACTCGACTTATATTTGTAGGTATTCTTTCTGAATCGGTTATTAGAAAAGATGAAAACGCTGCAAGTTATTTTTTAGGTCTTGGTGCTGTGATAAATTCAGAAGCTGTTTCAGCTTATGTTAAATCATTTGTAGATAAAAACATCTCAAAAAGTACATAA
- a CDS encoding glucose-1-phosphate adenylyltransferase, with product MINDKVLSIILGGGQGTRLYPLTESRSKPAVPIAGKYRLVDIPISNCINSNIKRMFVLTQFNSASLNRHIKNTYHFSFFSSAFVDVLAAEQTPDNKAWFQGTADAVRQSMHHFLRHDFEYALILSGDQLYQMDFNEMIQAHIDAGAKISLATIPVNAKDAPSFGILKTDNNNTITSFIEKPVTSLLPDWTSPVSDNMEKQGKVHLASMGIYIFNKDLLIELMNDKSTIDFGKEIIPQSIDKYDILSYQFEGYWTDIGNIDSFFEANIGLTDNIPEFNLYDLKQRVYTNARMLPTSKITGTQLNKAVIAEGCIIHAAKIERSVIGIRSRIGKESTVINTYMMGNDDYETLETMEKDKPEVLLGIGERCFIENTIIDKNARIGDDVRINGGKHLTDTETATYVIKDGIVVIKKNAVIPKGFSL from the coding sequence ATGATTAATGACAAAGTTTTAAGTATTATTTTAGGTGGTGGACAAGGGACAAGATTGTATCCTCTTACGGAGAGTCGTTCCAAACCAGCGGTTCCTATTGCAGGGAAATACCGATTAGTTGATATTCCAATTTCTAACTGTATTAATTCTAATATCAAAAGGATGTTTGTGTTGACTCAATTCAATTCGGCTTCTTTAAACAGACACATTAAAAATACCTATCACTTTAGCTTTTTCAGTTCTGCATTTGTAGATGTACTTGCAGCAGAGCAAACTCCTGATAATAAAGCGTGGTTCCAAGGAACTGCAGATGCCGTGCGACAGAGCATGCACCATTTCTTAAGACATGATTTTGAATATGCACTCATACTTTCAGGGGACCAGTTGTATCAAATGGATTTTAATGAAATGATCCAAGCACATATCGATGCAGGAGCAAAAATATCTCTAGCTACGATTCCCGTGAATGCAAAAGACGCACCATCTTTTGGTATTCTTAAGACGGATAATAATAACACTATTACCTCGTTTATTGAAAAACCAGTAACAAGCTTATTACCAGACTGGACCAGTCCAGTAAGTGATAATATGGAAAAACAAGGGAAGGTTCACCTCGCTAGTATGGGAATCTATATTTTTAATAAAGACCTATTGATCGAGTTAATGAACGATAAAAGTACCATTGACTTTGGTAAAGAAATTATACCTCAGTCTATTGATAAGTATGATATATTGAGCTATCAATTTGAAGGATACTGGACGGATATAGGAAATATAGATTCGTTTTTTGAGGCTAATATTGGTCTTACCGACAATATCCCAGAGTTCAATCTTTATGATCTCAAGCAACGCGTTTATACCAACGCAAGAATGTTGCCCACCTCAAAAATAACAGGTACGCAGTTAAATAAAGCAGTCATTGCTGAAGGTTGTATCATTCATGCCGCAAAAATCGAGCGTTCTGTCATAGGAATACGTTCAAGAATAGGTAAGGAATCAACAGTGATCAATACCTATATGATGGGTAATGATGATTATGAGACGCTAGAAACCATGGAAAAAGACAAGCCAGAGGTGCTTTTGGGAATAGGAGAACGTTGTTTTATAGAAAATACCATTATCGATAAGAATGCGCGTATAGGAGATGATGTAAGAATTAATGGGGGTAAACATTTGACAGATACGGAAACAGCTACGTATGTCATAAAAGACGGAATTGTTGTGATTAAGAAAAATGCTGTCATCCCTAAAGGATTTTCTCTTTAA
- a CDS encoding HigA family addiction module antitoxin: METNKVLTPVQATHPGVLIKDELDAIPDLNQRILAKELDVQPSFLNEIIKGKRPVTADIAILLEKILGISADYWMKFQSQYEIDKARVKQKNIKKVRNIELWSIIKEYVPVRYFKKHKYLNDDIESDIKTIKNIYEVETIDSLVTSFSKDKFAYYRKSDKLKIDEKNMFAWSSLAQYEAKNQKTNTFNFDNLNQLCINLNNIFYENSGTPEKVKAVLNQFGIKMLLIDKLEKTPIDGFSFWSEKNPSIALTLRYNRIDNFAFTILHEIGHIDLHLRNDKDRKFMDLTRKQNLDKCETEADNYAQQKLISKDIWQDILDNHLPLNDEKIKALGDKHKINPAILLGRVCYEMDYYAMKTTIDKKMK; the protein is encoded by the coding sequence ATGGAAACAAACAAAGTTTTAACACCAGTACAAGCGACACATCCAGGAGTTTTAATTAAAGATGAATTAGATGCGATACCTGATTTAAACCAAAGAATATTGGCAAAAGAATTAGATGTACAACCTTCATTTTTAAATGAAATTATAAAAGGAAAAAGACCAGTAACCGCAGATATTGCAATTTTATTAGAAAAAATATTAGGTATTTCAGCAGACTATTGGATGAAATTCCAATCTCAATATGAGATTGATAAGGCAAGAGTTAAGCAGAAAAATATTAAAAAAGTTAGAAATATTGAACTATGGAGCATTATCAAAGAATATGTTCCTGTTCGATATTTTAAAAAACACAAATATTTAAATGATGACATTGAAAGTGACATAAAAACAATAAAGAATATATATGAAGTGGAAACTATTGATTCTTTAGTAACTTCTTTTTCTAAAGATAAATTTGCTTATTATCGTAAATCTGATAAGTTAAAAATTGATGAGAAAAATATGTTCGCTTGGAGTTCATTAGCTCAATATGAAGCTAAAAACCAAAAAACGAATACTTTTAATTTTGACAATTTAAATCAACTCTGTATAAACCTGAATAATATCTTTTACGAAAATTCTGGAACACCAGAAAAAGTTAAAGCAGTACTTAATCAATTTGGAATTAAAATGTTGCTGATTGACAAACTTGAGAAAACACCTATTGATGGGTTTTCCTTTTGGTCAGAGAAAAATCCATCTATTGCATTGACTTTGAGATATAATCGGATTGACAATTTTGCTTTTACAATTTTGCACGAAATTGGACATATAGATTTGCATTTGAGAAATGATAAGGATAGGAAATTTATGGACTTGACTAGAAAACAGAATTTGGACAAATGCGAGACTGAAGCAGATAACTACGCTCAACAAAAACTGATTTCTAAAGACATATGGCAAGACATTTTAGACAATCATCTTCCTTTAAACGATGAGAAAATAAAAGCTTTAGGAGATAAACATAAAATTAACCCTGCTATATTATTAGGTCGTGTTTGTTACGAAATGGACTATTATGCAATGAAAACTACGATTGACAAAAAAATGAAATAA
- a CDS encoding helix-turn-helix domain-containing protein — MGRKAILEIKESDSELNKLLLKQKTLKAEKRLKSLLAIKSGKFETRQELADFLGIHIRTLERWIVNYNAGGVEMMLTDKPKNKTSKIITPQIHKGLSQRVHDPNNPFLGYWDAQNWVEQEYGVVVKYQRIREYLIQHFKTKPKTPRKSHYKKDVEAEKAFLKTP; from the coding sequence ATGGGAAGAAAAGCAATTTTAGAGATCAAGGAATCAGATTCGGAGCTAAACAAACTCTTGTTAAAACAGAAAACCTTAAAAGCAGAAAAACGTTTAAAGAGTTTGCTAGCCATTAAGTCTGGCAAATTTGAAACCCGACAAGAATTAGCTGATTTTTTAGGGATTCATATCAGAACCCTAGAAAGGTGGATTGTGAACTACAATGCTGGTGGGGTTGAGATGATGTTAACTGATAAGCCTAAAAATAAAACGTCTAAAATTATTACACCACAAATACATAAGGGTTTATCCCAAAGAGTACATGACCCAAATAATCCTTTTTTGGGATACTGGGATGCTCAAAATTGGGTAGAACAAGAGTATGGCGTAGTTGTTAAGTACCAACGGATCCGTGAGTATTTGATTCAACATTTTAAAACAAAACCCAAGACTCCTAGGAAATCTCACTACAAAAAAGATGTAGAGGCTGAAAAAGCTTTTTTAAAAACTCCCTAA
- the glgB gene encoding 1,4-alpha-glucan branching protein GlgB — protein sequence MAHVITYSRFTDFDIDLFKSGKHYRLYEKFGSHVMNIDGVEGTYFAVWAPSAKTVSVIGDFNFWTEKEHQLQVRWDSSGIWEGFIPGVAHGATYKYKIQSSHNNIVTEKADPYARRCEHPPRTGSIVYDYKPKWNDQEWMTSRKKNNALDAPYSVYEVHLGSWKRKLEENRSLSYHELSIDLVAYAKEMQFTHIEFMPIMEYPYDPSWGYQITGYFAPTARFGYPEEFQELVNACHNAGIGVLLDWVPSHFPEDAHGLGYFDGTHLYEHPDRKRGYHQDWKSLIFNYGRNEVKSFLISNALFWLDQYHIDGLRVDAVASMLFLDYSREEGEWDPNIYGGRENLEAIAFLKEMNEAVYLNYPDTQTIAEESTSFPMVSAPTSVGGLGFGMKWMMGWMHDTLQYFKKEPIYRRHHQNDLTFSMTYAFTENFMLPLSHDEVVYGKSSILGRMPGDEWQKFANLRLLYSYMFTHPGGTLLMMGSEFGQHEEWDFNGSLDWHLTNFEPHQGIQEVIKDLNRLYKKQKALHEKQFSKEGFEWISYDDHENSVISYIRKGKDSHLVVVCNMTPVVRDHYRIGLPTSKKYKLLFNSDEMKYGGSDRVVKKSFTPQEKDWQNRKQSIELRLPPLGVLVYGV from the coding sequence ATGGCTCATGTAATTACATACAGTCGCTTTACAGATTTTGATATTGATTTATTCAAGAGCGGTAAACACTACCGATTGTATGAGAAGTTTGGTTCTCATGTCATGAATATTGATGGCGTGGAAGGAACTTATTTTGCCGTTTGGGCACCTAGTGCCAAAACTGTTTCTGTCATAGGAGACTTTAATTTCTGGACAGAAAAGGAACACCAACTTCAAGTGCGTTGGGACAGCAGCGGTATTTGGGAAGGATTTATTCCTGGCGTAGCACATGGCGCGACTTATAAATACAAAATCCAGTCTTCACATAATAATATAGTTACAGAAAAGGCTGATCCTTACGCACGTCGTTGTGAGCATCCACCTCGCACGGGTAGTATTGTATATGATTATAAACCCAAGTGGAACGATCAAGAATGGATGACATCACGCAAGAAAAATAATGCACTTGATGCACCCTATTCTGTTTACGAAGTTCATTTAGGCAGCTGGAAAAGGAAACTGGAAGAGAATAGAAGCTTGAGTTATCATGAGCTTTCTATTGATCTGGTAGCTTATGCAAAAGAGATGCAGTTCACACATATCGAGTTCATGCCTATTATGGAGTACCCTTATGATCCTTCTTGGGGCTATCAGATCACGGGCTATTTTGCTCCTACGGCAAGATTTGGATATCCAGAAGAGTTCCAAGAATTGGTAAATGCCTGTCATAACGCTGGAATAGGTGTCCTACTCGATTGGGTACCATCACATTTTCCAGAAGATGCACATGGATTAGGTTATTTTGATGGAACACATTTATACGAGCATCCAGATAGAAAAAGAGGGTATCATCAAGACTGGAAATCCTTGATCTTTAATTATGGTCGTAATGAGGTAAAAAGCTTTTTAATTTCTAATGCGCTGTTTTGGCTCGATCAATACCACATCGATGGCTTGCGAGTAGATGCAGTCGCTAGTATGTTATTCTTAGATTATTCCAGAGAAGAAGGAGAATGGGATCCTAATATATATGGCGGTAGAGAAAATCTTGAAGCGATCGCTTTTCTTAAAGAAATGAACGAGGCCGTTTATCTCAATTATCCAGATACACAAACCATTGCCGAAGAAAGCACCAGCTTTCCTATGGTCAGCGCGCCTACCTCTGTCGGAGGCTTAGGTTTTGGGATGAAGTGGATGATGGGCTGGATGCACGATACATTGCAATATTTTAAAAAAGAACCCATTTACAGACGTCACCATCAAAATGATTTGACCTTCTCCATGACTTATGCATTTACTGAAAACTTTATGTTGCCTTTATCTCATGATGAGGTGGTCTATGGTAAAAGCTCCATTCTAGGAAGAATGCCTGGTGACGAGTGGCAAAAGTTTGCTAATCTGAGATTGCTTTATTCTTATATGTTCACACATCCAGGAGGGACTTTATTGATGATGGGATCAGAATTTGGACAGCATGAAGAGTGGGACTTTAATGGAAGTCTGGACTGGCACCTTACTAATTTTGAGCCACATCAAGGAATTCAAGAAGTGATTAAAGACTTGAACAGGCTGTATAAAAAACAAAAAGCCTTACACGAGAAACAATTTAGTAAGGAGGGATTTGAATGGATTTCTTATGATGATCACGAGAATTCTGTGATCAGTTATATAAGAAAAGGAAAGGATTCTCATCTAGTGGTAGTTTGTAACATGACCCCTGTAGTTCGAGATCATTACCGCATAGGATTACCAACTAGTAAGAAATATAAATTGTTATTTAATAGTGATGAGATGAAATATGGAGGATCTGATAGGGTAGTGAAAAAATCGTTCACGCCTCAAGAAAAAGACTGGCAAAATAGGAAGCAAAGTATAGAATTGAGATTGCCGCCTTTGGGAGTTTTGGTTTATGGAGTTTAG